A region of Shewanella psychromarinicola DNA encodes the following proteins:
- a CDS encoding DUF7281 domain-containing protein codes for MARAAKQRLPRVPFNASWKTLYHLWQIGEPDGAEKHLYLTSSDYILLREMAQIDSGLDILSLDFDMARQQMSHHSANEKYANISPEADYVLIKLSSRIAQALVADPAVDLMMMHNCSLRLKVDSALALCQRLNIANLIVVENLDSFDNLFGYSFAPDLQTIIDNSMVLYRGSHHYSPAGRKRFLHLINPTKIQVIAFTDLDPAGLMIANTLDHCQRLIVPQLALRAPATLLALPQINSTADFHKQHRQLAYLTKILAANNNVAPMTHTHQPPLSHQHSLGSLTYDDTANAIGLSADWDQLVAWVVRYHVSIKQQHMQAKKLVLSLLHF; via the coding sequence ATGGCCCGCGCTGCAAAGCAACGTTTGCCGCGTGTGCCTTTCAATGCTAGTTGGAAGACGTTATATCATCTGTGGCAAATAGGTGAGCCAGATGGCGCTGAAAAACACCTATATTTAACCTCTAGCGATTATATTTTACTGCGTGAAATGGCTCAAATTGATTCGGGTTTAGATATTCTCTCGCTTGATTTTGATATGGCCCGCCAGCAGATGTCACACCACAGTGCCAATGAAAAATACGCAAATATCAGCCCAGAAGCCGATTACGTATTAATCAAACTTTCCTCTAGGATTGCTCAAGCCCTAGTGGCTGATCCAGCGGTCGACTTAATGATGATGCATAATTGTTCACTGCGATTAAAAGTCGATAGTGCACTAGCACTTTGCCAGCGACTGAATATCGCTAATCTAATTGTGGTCGAAAACCTCGACAGCTTTGATAACCTGTTTGGCTATTCATTTGCGCCAGATTTACAGACAATCATCGACAATAGTATGGTGTTATATCGTGGTAGCCATCACTATTCTCCCGCAGGGCGAAAGCGCTTTTTACACTTAATTAACCCGACAAAAATACAGGTGATTGCCTTTACCGACTTGGATCCCGCTGGGTTAATGATCGCCAACACCCTAGATCATTGCCAACGTCTCATTGTGCCTCAATTAGCCCTCCGTGCACCGGCGACACTATTGGCGTTGCCGCAAATTAATTCAACGGCAGACTTTCATAAGCAGCATCGTCAGTTAGCTTATCTGACCAAGATATTGGCCGCTAACAACAATGTGGCGCCGATGACACATACTCATCAACCGCCTTTATCACATCAACATTCGCTTGGCTCATTGACCTATGATGATACTGCCAACGCCATAGGTTTATCAGCGGATTGGGACCAGCTAGTAGCTTGGGTTGTGCGTTATCACGTCAGTATTAAGCAACAGCACATGCAAGCAAAAAAGCTCGTATTGTCGTTACTGCACTTTTAG
- a CDS encoding phosphoenolpyruvate carboxylase, with product MSSNLHQAGVKLLKQLGRHADVIMDAYLAGSINDTAHDANVIDKLKKNGILWRPEPDQELRLKRSVRALLEEALSDERNRQIDANVGSALATIKTLADHYKEARRDVDFSAAEAYLADLNEHVYSFTDSLRYSIRVLWSRINNEFGYVGTITAKIRENELAQSQVSELLNGLEMFQFSELGEIAGDIRELRRLLMISLQETLSQCTQELSIVQARLYELLGRFRQIQGRTLLLKGWLLHTSMHPDYQPENHVVHKAVPVLFNCAEALIAPASVDVANPHHELEMMSLVAQVKAIRRDALPAELREHNVTFEMGDSEDFDIPENPLKIAVDEYFCEVIDSGLRQSALSYLTEKQLEWDAESWLYQVIGGYDGLAEEHKNYFELEPIGNPDPVYNGNFIIHDVELWLA from the coding sequence ATGAGCAGCAACTTACACCAAGCTGGGGTAAAGCTGCTCAAACAACTCGGGCGGCATGCCGATGTCATCATGGACGCATATTTAGCGGGATCGATTAATGACACCGCTCATGATGCAAATGTTATCGATAAACTGAAAAAAAATGGCATTTTATGGCGCCCAGAACCCGATCAAGAACTGCGCTTAAAGCGTTCGGTGCGGGCATTATTAGAAGAAGCCTTAAGCGATGAACGTAATCGGCAGATTGATGCCAACGTTGGCTCAGCACTGGCGACAATAAAAACCTTAGCCGATCATTATAAAGAAGCCCGCCGTGATGTGGATTTCAGTGCTGCGGAAGCCTATTTAGCTGATTTAAATGAACATGTGTACAGCTTTACCGACAGTCTACGTTATTCGATCCGGGTCTTGTGGAGTCGAATTAACAACGAATTTGGTTATGTTGGCACCATTACTGCGAAAATCCGTGAAAACGAATTAGCCCAAAGCCAAGTTTCAGAGTTGCTAAACGGCTTAGAGATGTTTCAATTTAGCGAGTTAGGCGAAATCGCTGGTGATATTCGCGAACTGCGCCGCTTACTGATGATCAGTTTGCAAGAAACCTTAAGCCAATGCACCCAAGAGTTGAGTATTGTCCAAGCGAGATTGTATGAGTTACTTGGGCGATTTAGGCAAATACAAGGGCGCACACTATTACTAAAAGGCTGGTTACTACACACCAGCATGCATCCTGATTACCAACCCGAAAACCATGTGGTTCATAAAGCTGTTCCGGTTTTATTTAATTGTGCTGAAGCGCTCATAGCCCCTGCTAGTGTTGATGTTGCTAATCCACATCATGAACTTGAAATGATGAGTTTGGTGGCACAAGTTAAAGCCATTCGCCGTGACGCCTTGCCCGCCGAGCTGCGTGAACACAATGTTACCTTTGAGATGGGCGACAGTGAGGATTTTGATATCCCAGAAAACCCACTTAAAATAGCCGTAGATGAATATTTCTGTGAAGTGATTGATTCAGGATTACGTCAATCAGCCTTAAGTTATTTGACTGAAAAACAACTCGAATGGGACGCCGAAAGCTGGCTGTATCAAGTTATTGGTGGTTATGACGGTTTAGCTGAAGAGCATAAAAATTATTTTGAGCTCGAACCCATAGGTAATCCCGATCCTGTGTATAACGGTAACTTCATTATTCATGATGTTGAACTTTGGCTAGCATAA
- a CDS encoding ATP-binding protein, which yields MPSLIRIVLINTHLPGIVELLLKGHTNICGTNASGKTTLQRLVPVFYGEYPSRVVPSTRDSFERWYLPHDSSYIIYEYQKDDGLLYQAVLASAGDGKGVNYRFIARGFELEHYIKSRNGDTVICHSMAELGREVKRDGIAHTNLLNTREFRAIIQNDRSLLNTGSNRNELRTYARQFSLCDGDHSLRHIEKLAKAVHSKEGKMETVKSMIAAILEEDGVNPPTSHLNPQHVEIWIRESQLVQGFEQIRPEYDKLEQEFDQLLSTELRLASLSRGYRSDETLEAERQEGNQSHGKELNLKLRLLDEEWKEVRDELNQELSAAKGDAGKFEDELNTIEDQHGAFLDADIEQAKADLDNLPNWRSDVENLNERHKLQTEKHQDIEAAFNARRSKIAEQLHRELEVLHLEQDTQREARDKQRELANDYLAKLELQWREQTDAGKAKFSEQEYQLKLTAAELKHQVAGVTYTEDEKMRLAIFDERISLADEEQETCNQKVDRLTTEERKQRAKRDQANEALRISSIRVSDRENAKEELHHMLFPQSHTLLEFLRKEAHGWEHTFGKVIAPELLHRSDLHPSLTKDSSEALFGVNLDLKAIDVPEYAATEQDLRIRLAKAEEALQSAKEMHAEAEDQLVAMNAALDSITRELTFARTAYKNSREDLRRLFDEKRNEQQKINQAVADRKIDSNKRLVQLDNELKLLSNQHLGWLSEQKEQALEARMEKNAYWQEVVGAIDNQLGQIKANIEQRRANAKTEQKAGETWYKNELKSRGVDEGTILALKKQIRDLEANISHAEQRRSDVLRFDDWYQHTWLVRKPKVQTQLADVKRATLELEQLLKAKTTEIKHRRDSLETERKACDAAQVEASENLTKLRAVMRKLAELKLPANNDDATGSIGERLRQGEDLLLKRDYLMGSVKQYVDHFDSVIASKSGSSLAEFWERARDESSFVNDKGIRLLDYRKLVPQLGQLLNVMVPQSLRTIRDQGRNFGISLAAFYDVLTDIDRRIASQSARITREVGEELFLDGISESAVRIRSRISELEFWPELEVFVKAFKAWKADGFSQLPDEHYTNSMRRALEIIGRAALTGGIAKLLEIELRLKEGNSDLIIRTDRQLNESSSHGMAYLILCKFLLAFTRLLRGKANVTIHWPIDELGTLHHTNVKKIFDACENNNISVLGAFPNPESEVLNLFANRYIINKQTKKLQVVKPKANPLAARLSQRSANADRTRIEMNSTDTNSADTAKEHI from the coding sequence ATGCCAAGCTTGATTAGAATCGTGTTAATTAATACCCACCTACCGGGTATTGTCGAACTGTTATTAAAGGGTCACACCAATATATGTGGTACCAATGCCTCAGGTAAAACAACCTTACAACGCTTGGTGCCGGTATTTTATGGCGAGTATCCAAGCCGTGTGGTGCCGTCAACGCGTGACAGTTTTGAACGTTGGTATTTACCCCATGACTCAAGCTACATTATCTATGAATATCAAAAAGATGACGGTTTACTTTATCAAGCTGTTTTAGCTTCTGCTGGCGATGGTAAAGGGGTCAATTACCGCTTTATTGCGCGAGGATTTGAACTAGAGCATTACATTAAGTCACGTAATGGCGATACTGTTATTTGTCACTCAATGGCTGAGTTAGGTCGCGAAGTAAAACGTGATGGCATTGCTCATACTAACCTATTAAATACCCGAGAGTTCCGCGCGATCATTCAAAACGATCGTAGCTTGTTAAATACCGGCAGTAACCGCAATGAGCTGCGGACTTACGCACGTCAATTTTCGCTGTGTGACGGCGATCATAGCTTGCGTCATATTGAAAAATTAGCCAAAGCCGTGCACTCGAAAGAGGGTAAAATGGAAACGGTTAAATCAATGATCGCCGCCATTTTAGAAGAAGATGGCGTTAATCCACCCACGTCACATCTTAATCCTCAGCATGTTGAAATCTGGATCCGTGAAAGCCAACTGGTGCAAGGGTTTGAACAAATCCGTCCAGAATACGACAAGCTCGAACAAGAATTTGATCAGCTATTAAGTACCGAATTACGCTTAGCCAGTTTATCCCGCGGCTATCGAAGTGATGAAACCCTTGAAGCTGAGCGTCAAGAAGGCAACCAATCTCATGGCAAAGAATTAAACCTCAAGTTACGTTTATTAGATGAAGAGTGGAAAGAGGTTCGTGATGAGTTAAACCAAGAGTTATCGGCAGCAAAAGGCGACGCTGGCAAGTTTGAAGATGAACTCAATACTATTGAAGACCAGCATGGCGCTTTTTTAGATGCTGACATTGAACAAGCCAAAGCTGATTTAGATAATCTGCCTAATTGGCGCAGTGATGTTGAAAACCTTAATGAGCGTCATAAATTACAAACCGAAAAACACCAAGATATTGAAGCCGCCTTTAATGCGCGTCGTAGCAAAATAGCTGAACAATTGCATCGTGAACTTGAAGTGTTACATCTTGAACAAGACACTCAACGTGAAGCGCGAGATAAGCAGCGCGAGCTTGCTAATGACTATCTTGCTAAGTTAGAACTGCAATGGCGTGAGCAAACCGATGCGGGTAAAGCTAAGTTTAGCGAACAAGAATATCAACTCAAATTAACGGCAGCAGAGTTGAAACATCAAGTGGCTGGGGTTACCTACACTGAAGATGAAAAAATGCGCTTAGCAATTTTCGATGAGCGCATTAGTTTAGCCGATGAAGAACAAGAAACCTGTAACCAAAAAGTCGACCGCTTAACCACAGAAGAACGTAAACAACGGGCCAAACGCGACCAAGCCAACGAAGCACTGCGCATCTCCAGTATTCGCGTCAGTGATAGAGAAAATGCCAAAGAAGAACTGCACCATATGTTGTTCCCGCAGTCGCATACCTTGTTGGAGTTTTTGCGCAAAGAAGCCCACGGTTGGGAGCACACCTTTGGTAAAGTTATCGCGCCAGAGCTGTTACATCGTAGTGACCTACACCCAAGTTTAACCAAAGACAGCAGTGAAGCGCTATTTGGGGTCAATCTCGATCTTAAAGCCATTGATGTGCCAGAGTACGCTGCCACAGAGCAAGACTTACGTATTCGCCTAGCCAAGGCTGAAGAAGCACTGCAAAGTGCAAAAGAAATGCATGCCGAAGCGGAAGATCAACTGGTTGCCATGAATGCGGCACTTGATAGCATCACTCGCGAGCTCACCTTTGCCCGCACGGCCTACAAAAATAGCCGTGAAGACTTACGCCGCCTGTTTGATGAAAAACGCAACGAACAACAAAAAATCAATCAAGCTGTTGCAGATCGTAAAATCGATTCGAACAAAAGATTAGTGCAACTTGATAACGAACTCAAGCTACTTAGCAATCAACATCTTGGTTGGTTAAGTGAGCAAAAAGAGCAGGCGCTTGAAGCGCGAATGGAAAAAAATGCTTATTGGCAAGAGGTTGTCGGCGCCATTGATAATCAATTAGGGCAAATTAAAGCCAATATTGAACAACGCCGTGCGAATGCTAAAACCGAACAAAAAGCCGGTGAAACCTGGTATAAAAATGAGCTTAAGTCTCGTGGTGTTGATGAAGGCACCATTTTGGCGTTGAAAAAACAAATTCGCGATCTTGAAGCCAATATTAGTCACGCCGAACAGCGTCGCAGTGATGTACTGCGTTTTGATGATTGGTATCAACATACCTGGCTAGTTCGAAAGCCTAAAGTGCAAACTCAATTAGCCGATGTTAAGCGAGCAACGCTGGAATTGGAGCAACTGCTAAAAGCGAAAACGACTGAAATCAAACACCGTCGTGACAGCTTAGAAACCGAACGTAAAGCCTGTGATGCCGCCCAAGTTGAGGCGTCTGAAAATCTCACCAAGCTGCGTGCGGTAATGCGCAAGTTAGCTGAGCTCAAATTACCCGCCAATAATGATGACGCTACTGGCAGTATTGGTGAACGTTTACGCCAAGGCGAGGATTTATTGCTAAAACGTGATTACTTAATGGGCTCTGTGAAACAGTATGTTGATCACTTTGACTCGGTCATTGCCAGTAAATCAGGCTCAAGTTTAGCGGAGTTTTGGGAACGTGCCCGTGATGAGTCTAGTTTTGTCAACGACAAAGGTATTCGCCTGCTCGACTACCGTAAGTTGGTACCCCAACTCGGACAATTATTGAATGTAATGGTGCCACAGTCATTAAGGACTATCCGCGATCAAGGGCGTAACTTCGGTATTAGTCTTGCTGCTTTTTATGATGTATTAACGGATATCGATCGCCGTATTGCCAGCCAAAGTGCGCGTATTACCCGTGAAGTGGGTGAAGAATTGTTCCTTGATGGGATCTCTGAATCGGCGGTACGCATTCGCTCACGTATTAGTGAACTTGAGTTTTGGCCTGAACTTGAAGTGTTTGTTAAAGCCTTTAAAGCGTGGAAAGCAGATGGTTTTAGCCAACTACCGGACGAGCACTACACTAACTCAATGCGCCGTGCGTTAGAGATTATTGGCCGCGCAGCGTTAACCGGCGGCATTGCTAAACTGTTAGAAATTGAATTGCGTTTAAAAGAAGGTAACAGCGACTTAATTATTCGCACCGATCGCCAATTAAACGAGTCGTCTAGCCACGGTATGGCATACTTGATTTTATGTAAATTCTTATTGGCGTTTACTCGTTTATTGCGTGGCAAAGCCAATGTGACCATTCATTGGCCAATCGATGAGTTAGGGACTTTGCATCACACCAACGTGAAAAAAATCTTCGATGCCTGTGAAAACAATAACATCAGTGTATTGGGTGCGTTCCCTAACCCAGAGTCCGAAGTGCTAAACCTGTTTGCCAACCGTTACATCATTAATAAACAAACTAAAAAACTGCAAGTAGTTAAACCCAAAGCCAACCCATTAGCTGCGCGTTTGTCGCAGCGTAGCGCGAATGCTGACAGAACTCGCATTGAAATGAACAGTACTGACACCAATAGTGCCGACACTGCCAAGGAGCACATCTAA
- the ahpF gene encoding alkyl hydroperoxide reductase subunit F → MLDANVKSQLKTYLQNLKRPVELVVSADDSNKAQELTSLAQDIVDSADLVSVTYQQGKRTPSMSVINPQAATNITFAGLPMGHEFTSLVLALLHSGGHPIKLDAEIIEQIRMLPGEYHFETYVSLSCQTCPEVIQALNMMAAINPNITNVMIDGALFQQEVSDRNIMSVPSVFLNGEAFSVGAISIVEVLNKLDKNAAGRQAEQLNQKSVFDMLVVGGGPAGAAAAIYSARKGLNTGIVADKFGGQVAETVGIENFISVSKTEGPKLVANLEAHVKDYDVDIMQNQRALSLAQNGLFDVTLESGAILSSKTIVLATGARWREMNVPGEKEYRNKGVAYCPHCDGPLYKGKRVAVIGGGNSGIEAAIDLANIVEHVTVLEFDSKLRADDVLQRKAKSMGNISIITQAMTTEVKGDGTRVTSLIYTDRTTGESNQVTLAGIFVQIGLVPNTEWLKGVVEMTPRGEIIVDGRGQTSIPGVFAAGDVTDTPYKQIIIAMGSGASASLGAFDYLIRHSEEVEVKAA, encoded by the coding sequence ATGTTAGATGCGAATGTAAAAAGTCAACTGAAAACCTATCTGCAAAACCTCAAGCGCCCAGTTGAACTTGTCGTATCTGCAGATGACTCAAACAAAGCACAAGAATTAACCAGCTTAGCCCAAGATATTGTTGACTCAGCGGATTTAGTCTCAGTCACTTATCAGCAAGGTAAGCGTACACCGAGCATGAGCGTGATCAACCCGCAAGCTGCAACCAATATTACCTTTGCAGGATTGCCAATGGGCCATGAATTTACTTCATTGGTGCTAGCGTTATTACACAGCGGCGGACATCCTATTAAGTTGGATGCGGAGATCATTGAACAAATCCGTATGCTACCTGGTGAATATCATTTTGAAACCTATGTTTCGTTAAGTTGCCAAACTTGTCCTGAAGTGATCCAAGCACTCAATATGATGGCAGCAATTAACCCCAATATTACTAACGTGATGATTGACGGAGCGCTTTTCCAACAGGAAGTGAGCGATCGCAATATCATGTCGGTTCCATCAGTATTTTTAAACGGCGAAGCCTTCTCTGTCGGCGCGATTAGCATCGTTGAAGTACTAAACAAGTTAGATAAAAATGCCGCAGGCAGACAAGCAGAGCAACTTAATCAAAAATCAGTCTTTGACATGTTAGTCGTAGGCGGTGGCCCTGCTGGTGCAGCAGCGGCAATTTACTCTGCTCGTAAAGGCTTAAATACCGGCATAGTTGCTGATAAATTTGGTGGTCAAGTCGCCGAAACCGTCGGTATTGAAAACTTTATTTCAGTGTCTAAAACCGAAGGCCCTAAACTGGTGGCTAACCTTGAAGCCCATGTTAAGGATTATGATGTCGACATTATGCAAAACCAACGCGCGCTGAGTTTAGCGCAAAACGGTTTGTTTGATGTAACCCTAGAAAGTGGCGCAATCCTAAGCAGTAAAACGATAGTATTGGCTACTGGTGCACGTTGGCGAGAAATGAATGTGCCCGGTGAGAAAGAGTACCGTAATAAAGGCGTAGCCTATTGCCCACACTGTGATGGCCCGTTATATAAAGGTAAGCGTGTTGCGGTGATTGGCGGTGGTAACTCAGGTATTGAAGCGGCTATCGACCTTGCAAACATTGTTGAACACGTTACCGTGCTTGAGTTTGACAGTAAGTTACGTGCCGATGACGTACTGCAGCGTAAAGCCAAATCAATGGGTAATATCAGCATTATTACTCAGGCCATGACCACAGAAGTCAAAGGTGATGGCACTCGCGTAACCAGTTTGATTTACACAGATCGCACTACAGGTGAAAGCAATCAAGTCACATTAGCAGGTATCTTTGTCCAAATTGGCTTAGTACCTAACACCGAGTGGTTAAAAGGGGTGGTTGAAATGACTCCTCGTGGTGAAATCATTGTTGATGGCCGTGGTCAAACATCTATCCCTGGTGTATTTGCCGCAGGTGATGTGACGGATACCCCTTATAAGCAAATTATTATCGCTATGGGAAGTGGTGCATCAGCATCTCTAGGTGCATTTGATTACCTTATCAGACATTCTGAAGAAGTAGAGGTTAAAGCCGCATAG
- the ahpC gene encoding alkyl hydroperoxide reductase subunit C, whose translation MTQSIINSTIKPFKATAFHNGAFVDVTEQDLLGKWAVVFFYPADFTFVCPTELGDMADHYEQLQAMGVEVYSVSTDTHFTHKAWHSSSDTIGKITYPMIGDPTGAITRNFGVMIEDDGLALRGTFVINPEGEVKVAEIHDLGIGRSAAELLRKIQAAQYVATHDGEVCPAKWQPGEATLAPSIDLVGKI comes from the coding sequence ATGACACAATCTATCATCAATAGCACTATCAAACCTTTTAAAGCTACAGCATTTCATAATGGTGCTTTCGTTGACGTTACAGAGCAAGATTTATTAGGCAAGTGGGCGGTAGTGTTTTTCTACCCAGCTGACTTCACATTCGTTTGTCCAACTGAATTAGGCGACATGGCTGATCATTATGAGCAGCTACAAGCTATGGGCGTTGAAGTGTATTCAGTATCAACTGACACCCATTTTACTCACAAAGCTTGGCATTCAAGTTCAGACACCATTGGCAAAATTACTTATCCAATGATCGGTGACCCAACAGGCGCTATCACTCGTAACTTCGGTGTAATGATTGAAGACGATGGTTTAGCACTACGTGGTACTTTTGTCATCAACCCAGAAGGCGAAGTGAAAGTAGCTGAAATTCATGACCTAGGTATTGGCCGTAGCGCTGCAGAACTGCTTCGTAAAATTCAAGCCGCACAGTATGTTGCTACTCATGATGGCGAAGTATGTCCAGCTAAATGGCAGCCAGGCGAAGCAACATTAGCTCCTTCAATTGATCTTGTCGGTAAAATCTAA
- a CDS encoding spermidine synthase: MSDYKVLHVDGDRLGDFCVLDDGDYRVLSFGDNDEQSKMDKSQPHVPQHTYVQAMLAVLLFSQPKSVIILGLGGGALVHSLRHFDAAIKITAVELRQQVIEVAKRFFQLPLSKKLTVVHQDAYVFLAQADHKKVDVIFADIYSDKGVDKQQLTSQFIEQTKSLLKTDGFLVLNCWKEHSRDLQLRDTLHEHFNQVFACLTGGGNWVVFATNKANCFAAANNKQELQALSQKLDINISRVLTRFGPWE; this comes from the coding sequence ATGTCTGATTATAAAGTATTGCACGTCGACGGTGATAGATTGGGTGATTTTTGTGTACTCGATGATGGTGACTATCGGGTGTTGTCATTTGGTGATAATGATGAACAAAGTAAAATGGATAAGAGTCAACCTCATGTACCGCAACATACTTATGTTCAGGCCATGTTGGCTGTGCTGTTATTCTCACAACCCAAAAGTGTGATTATTTTAGGTCTAGGGGGTGGGGCATTAGTGCATTCACTCAGGCATTTTGATGCGGCGATTAAAATTACCGCGGTTGAATTGCGCCAACAAGTGATTGAAGTCGCTAAGCGTTTTTTTCAGCTGCCATTGAGTAAAAAACTCACTGTCGTGCATCAAGATGCTTATGTGTTTTTAGCCCAAGCAGATCACAAAAAAGTCGATGTGATTTTTGCCGATATCTACAGTGACAAAGGTGTCGATAAGCAACAACTGACCAGCCAATTTATTGAGCAAACAAAATCGCTACTTAAAACCGATGGTTTTTTAGTGTTAAATTGTTGGAAAGAGCACAGCCGAGATTTACAATTGCGTGACACTCTTCATGAGCATTTTAACCAGGTCTTTGCCTGTTTAACCGGCGGTGGAAATTGGGTGGTGTTTGCCACCAATAAAGCCAATTGTTTTGCTGCCGCCAATAATAAGCAAGAGCTGCAAGCGCTTTCACAAAAGCTCGATATCAATATTAGCCGAGTGCTAACTCGATTCGGCCCCTGGGAATAA
- the tnpA gene encoding IS66 family insertion sequence element accessory protein TnpA, with the protein MSKNDKIQYWQRIFQQQTESKLTKAEFCKTNDLTLSTFYAWTKKLNPHSSSTKQKVVPLIFLEIKPDQPLTLALPNGYLFSFPASLAPSKLQQFLRVLSA; encoded by the coding sequence ATGTCAAAAAACGATAAAATACAATACTGGCAACGCATTTTTCAGCAGCAAACTGAAAGTAAATTAACCAAAGCTGAATTTTGTAAAACCAATGACTTAACCCTATCTACATTTTATGCGTGGACTAAAAAACTTAACCCGCATTCGTCATCAACTAAGCAAAAAGTGGTGCCGCTGATTTTTCTTGAAATTAAACCTGACCAGCCACTCACGCTGGCATTGCCCAACGGCTATCTGTTTTCTTTTCCAGCCTCATTAGCGCCAAGCAAATTACAACAATTTTTACGCGTGCTATCAGCATGA
- the tnpB gene encoding IS66 family insertion sequence element accessory protein TnpB (TnpB, as the term is used for proteins encoded by IS66 family insertion elements, is considered an accessory protein, since TnpC, encoded by a neighboring gene, is a DDE family transposase.), translating into MTPHKQIYLVTGHTDMRKAIDGLSLIVSDVLEMDPLNQAWFIFCNRHRDKIKILFWDTNGFWLYYRRLEKGRFKWPGANDEQDALTINQHQLNWLLSGLSLEVSHGHKPLNGLTVR; encoded by the coding sequence ATGACACCACATAAGCAGATTTATCTTGTTACCGGCCATACCGACATGCGTAAAGCCATTGATGGCTTATCTTTAATCGTCAGTGATGTATTGGAAATGGATCCGTTGAATCAAGCCTGGTTTATTTTTTGTAATCGCCACCGGGACAAAATTAAGATTTTATTTTGGGATACTAATGGTTTTTGGCTTTACTATCGGCGGCTAGAAAAAGGTCGCTTTAAGTGGCCTGGCGCTAACGACGAACAAGACGCGCTGACAATCAACCAGCATCAGCTAAATTGGTTACTATCAGGCTTATCGTTAGAAGTATCCCATGGGCATAAACCCTTAAATGGCCTGACAGTGAGGTGA